The Butyricimonas faecalis genomic sequence AGCATTCGCTTTAGCCATTAGCATAATGGTAGTAACTAACACTTTTGCACAAGGTGCTGCGGGAATTGATGCAGCTAGTTCTGAACTTGCAACCTACATGGACCCCCTAGGAAACATGATGATGATACTAGGAGGTCTAGTAGGATTAGTTGGAGCAGTGCGAGTTTATTTAAAATGGAACTCTGGTGACCAAGATGTACAAAAGGCTGTTATGGGCTGGATGGGGTCATGTATCTTTCTGGTTGTATCAGGTGTTGTCGTAAAAGCATTCTTCGGAATCTAATATGTCGAAAGAGTATCCAAGTTACAATGTATATAAGGGGCTACAAAAGCCCCTTATTTTCAAAGGATTTAAAGGCAAGTTCATATATATCGGTGGAGCTTGTATTATTAGTGCTTTACTTTTATGTGCTATTGTTTCTACTCTGGCTTCTTTTATGTGGGGAGGTATAACTCTTGTAATAGTTATGTTTGGAGGGTTAGGAATAACATCGCAATTACAAAGAAAAGGGCTTCACAGGAAAGATAAACGAAAAGGCATATATATAGTATCACGCACTTTTATAAGAGATAGAAAAAAATAAAGCTTATGAAAAAGAAAAGTGAATTTGAAGCTCCTTATATTGGTATTGAAACAATAGACAATACTCCTATATTCTATAACCGAAGGGGCGACTATTCTGTTATCATTAAATGTGAAAATCCTATAATACAGTATTCAGCAGATATGGATGCTTACTATGATTTTCACCACTTATTTACTAATATCCTCAAAGTATTAGGAACTGGATATACAATACAAAAACAGGATATTCTATGTAAAAAATCATTTTTACCACCCCAGAATAGGAAGAACGACTATTTATCAAATCGTTATTTTGAACATTTTAAAGGACGAATATATACTGATATTTCTACTTATCTTGTTATTACAGGAGAAGTAGAAAGGTCTAAATTCTTTTCTTTTGACCCTCGAAGGTTTGATACTTTTATTAGAAACATCACAAAAGTATTAGGACTATTCGCTAACAGAGGAATAAGAGCTAAACTATTAAATGAAAATGAAATAGAAATATATATAAAAAGATTTCTATCTATCAATTTCAATCAGCAAACAGTAAGCCTAAAAAATATCAAAGCAAGAGAAGAAAATCTTATAATTGGAGAAAAAAACGTACAGTGCATTTCTCTTGTAGATATTGACGAAGTTAATTTTCCTTCTGTTATAAAACCATATAAAGAGGTCAATATTGGGCTAAGGTTTCCTGTTGACTTACTCTCTTTTTTGCATGATACACCAAGTATAGACACAATTATCTATAATCAAGTAATAAATATTCCAGACCAACGAAACGAAGCAAACAAATTAGAAGGCAAAAAGAAAAAACATAAAGGAATGCCTGACCCTGCAAATGATTTATGTGTAGAAGACATAGAACGAGTGCAGTCGGATATTGCCAGAGAAGGGCAAATGCTTGTATATGCACATTATAATATCATTCTTGCTGGTCTTGATGATATTAGTAAGGCTATCAACTATGTTGAAACATCTCTTTTTGATTGTGGCATTATTATTAATAAACAATGCTTCAACCAATTAGAATTATTCGAATGTGCACTGCCAGGAAACGCAATCAACCTAAACAGTTATGACAAATTTCTAACAACTTCCGATGCTGCAATTTGTCTTTTATTTAAGGAAAAATTACAAGTAACAGAAAACAGCCCTTTTCTTACCTATTTTACTGACAGACAAGGATTGCCTGTTGGAATAGATATGTCCGGAAAAGAAGGTGAGAAAAAATATACAAATAACTCCAACTTCTTTGTTTTAGGTCCAAGTGGTTCTGGTAAGTCTTTCTATGTCAACTCCAAAGTAAGACAATGGGTTTTAGATAACACTGATATTGTATTGGTAGATACAGGGCATAGTTATTCAGGAATGTGCGAATACTATCATGGCAAATACATTACTTATTCTGAAAGCAAGCCTATATCTATGAATCCTTTCCGAATTACTGAAGAAGAGTATAATGTAGAAAAGAAAAACTTTCTTAAATCATTAATTTTCCTGATATGGAAAGGTGCAAATGGTGAGGTCAAAAAGCAAGAAGAAGAAATTATGGATATTACCATAGAAAAATACTATTCTTTCTACTTTCATCCCTTTAATGGTTATTCAGATGCGGAAAAAGAAGCCATACGTGAAAATTTACTACTCGAATTTCAAGTCAATGAAGAAGAATTTGAAAACGAAAGGGAAAAAGAAGAACGCAAGATACTTTCCGAAAAAATAGAGAAATTACAGCAACTAGTAGAAAAAGGAGAAGGCGGAGAAAAAACCAACGCAGAAAAAGCGATACAAAACATTCTTATCGAAAAAGGCTTTACACGCCAAGAGCTTGATAATCCTGAAACTAGATTACTTTCTATAATAGAAAGACGAATCCAGAAGAAGGAAGATATATTGAAAGAAATAAAAGTTGAAAGCTTATCTTTTAACTCTTTCTACGAATTTTCCCTACGCATTATACCTATTATTTGCAAAGAGAACAAAATTGATTTTGATATTACTAACTATAAGTTTCTATTAAAAAAATTCTATAAAGGAGGACAGTTAGAAAAAACTCTTAATGAGGATTTTGACACTTCCCTTTTTGAAGAACCCTTTATAGTTTTTGAAATTGATGCAATTAAAGATGACCCTGAATTATTTCCAATAGTAACCTTAATTATTATGGACGTTTTTATTCAAAAAATGAGATTAAAAAAGAACAGAAAGGCATTAATAATTGAAGAAGCATGGAAAGCCATAGCTAGCCCTATGATGGCTGGCTATATACTCTATTTGTATAAAACAGTTCGTAAATTTTGGGGTATGGCAATGGTTGTTACTCAAGAACTGGAGGACATAATTAGTAATCCTGTAGTCAAAAACTCTATAATCAGCAACTCCGATATTATATGCCTATTAGACCAAAGTAAATTTATAGACAAATATCAAGAAATAGCAAATCTTTTATCCTTAACGGAAGTAAATCAAAAGCAAATATTTACCATAAATCAACTTCCCAATAAAGAAAACCGTAATCGGTTTAATGAAGTATTTATAAAAAGAGGAAATTATGGAAATGTATTTGGAGTAGAGGTTTCTCTACACGAATATTTCACATTTACTACAGAACGAATTGAAAAAGATGCTGTTGGATATTATCATATCATTTATGGTAGTTTCCAAACAGGATTGGATAATTTTATAATAGACCTAAAATCTTCCAAATTAAAAAATATGGATTGGGTTTTACAAGTCAATAAGGTACTAGGGTATCACTCCGATGATGGAAGCCTAAAAGATATACTTAACATCATAGGGGAACAACCATTATATAAGTATATCCTAGATAAATACAAATGGATTACAAACAGTTAAAGATAATATCATGAAGAAAATCCTATTTATTTTAGTGGTAGCATCTACTTTAACCCAAGTTGCATATTCGCAAAAGGCAGTCTTGGATATAACCTGTATGGAAACACTTATAGCTAATCATAAGGTGCAACATACTTCTTTCTCTAAAGTGAAAGAGAATGAAGCTCAAATAAGCCTTATACAAAAACAAATCAGTGAAAAAATGGTTCAGATTGAATTTTTCCAAAGCAAATTTTATAATAGCCTAAAATCTGTAGAAGCCATCATAAAAACAGGAAAAGATATTATCTACTGTACAGATATTGCAGCAGATATTGGTAAATATCAAAAACAAATGGTTGAACTTGCTGTAGGTGACCCGGCTTTATTATTGGTGTCAGCAAAAACAGAGCTAGAATTAGTTAATCGCACTGCGGATTTGACACAATACATTTATCAGGTCGCTATTGTCGGGACAGATGTAAACCTTATGGATAATAAGCAAAGAATAGACTTGCTTAAGTATGTTATTAATGAACTAAGAAACATGAGAGGTATAGCATACGCTGTATGCCGACAGATGAAAACAGCAAAAAGAAATGGAGTATTACAAACATTAGCTCCGGGGGTATTTAAATACAAAGATAATCGTTCAAAATTAGTTGATGATTTATTACAGAATTATAAAGTAAAACCTAAAAGATAATATGAAAAGAGTGCTTTTATTTTTTTCCCTAATGTTGATTATTGGAACTTCTAATATCTATTCCCAAATGCCAGTAAAGGATAAAGGGAAATGGAGTGTACTTAATAATATGGAATTTATGGATAGAGTACGACTACAACCAGAATGGTATCATTACTGGATATGGTATAAAAAGGTTTTGGGTATTAAAATTCCTTTGCCGGGCTTAGGGTTACACGACAAATACGGGAAGGAAGATAGACGTAATTTCCAGTTACAAGAAATTCCCATGATGGCAGCCGTAGAGTACAATAAATCAGAAACAGAAAAAGAAGGGTATAATGTTGATACCATATATAGACAGGAGCTCTTCAAATTTGGAGATAAAGAAATTGATTATCAATATACTTTAACTAAAAATCGCAGAAATGATATTCTTAATGATATAAATAAAAAACTTGTCGAATATTCTTCTAATGGCGGTAATAAAGAACACGTTGAAGTTATAACTGATGAAGTTACTAGAATAAAAAAGAACATTGATATAATCCATGATTCACATATGAGTAACTCTAAAAAGAGAGAAGCTTATTTAGATTTTGATAAAGAATTAATAGAGGTTCTTTCGCTAATAACAAAATTGAATAATATAAATAAAACAATAATGAACCATGAATGAGTTAATAGACAAATTTTTATTAGAATTATTCGAAGGAATAAATGATAAGCTGACTGTTTTAATGGGAGAATTTATAACAGATTCACAAGCATTAGCCGCAGCTTTTATGTTAATGTATTTTGGTCTTGAATCATTTAAGATGATGAGTGGAGATAAAAAACTTGAAATTATTCCGCTACTCAGACCTTTTGCCTTCGGCTTAATTTTAATGTTGTGGAATCCTTTTATAGAAACTATTAGTTATCCGGGAGAAGTTCTTACAGCAACTAGTAAATCTATGTTTGAAAATCAAATTGATGAAGTTGAAATGCTTTCACGAAATAGATATGCTCTTATAGACAGCGTTTCTATGGAATTATTAGCAACATCAGTCGAAGTAGAAAGAGCAGAAAACGAAACGAATAAAGATAAATGGTCTATAATGGGAATAGATTTTTCAGCCGTTGGAGATAAGATAGCTGGACTATATGTTTATGTAGTAGCAAAATTCAAAATGCTATTATTTAATTTCGCAGAATTCTTAATAGTCACATTTTGGCAAGTCTGTATTTATTTTGTGTTTTTCTTACAGATTCTATTTCGAGCTATTCTAATAATACTTGGACCACTTTCTTTTGCTTTTTCAATTTTACCAGCTTTTAGAGATGCTTATATACAATGGATAGCACGTTTTATTAGCGTTAGTTTATACTCCTGTATTGGATATATTGTTTTATCAGTTTCATTAGTTGCTATGCAATATGGATTAGAACGAGAAATTGAAATTTTAGAATATACACTTAGAAATGAAGCTGCATTTGTTATGTATGTCGGAATGACCTCTGGAGGTGTCAACAGCTTCCTTCTTACAGCATTACTTGGAGCATTTGCTATGCTTACAATACCTTTTGTTTCTACATGGATTGTAAGTACAACTGGAGTAGGACAAGCTATAGGGGGGATGGTTGGAGGAGCAGCCATTGCAACCAAAACTGTAGCAGCTCCAGCCACAGGTGGAGCCAGCGCAGCTATGTAAAAAGATTCATTAAAATTTAAACACACTATTATGATTATTAAAAACTTAGAAAATAAAATCAAACTAGCCGGAATTTTATCCATTGGCTGTTTTGCAACAAGTATAGTTATTTCAGGCATGGCACTAGCCTTTTGTTTCTCTTTAGTAAAAGCTGAAAGAAAAAAAATATATGTTTTAGATAATGATGTCCCTGTACTAGTGAAGCAAACTGGTACAGAAGTCAACCTAGAAGTAGAATGTAAAAGCCACATAAATCTATTCCACACTTTATTTTTCACACTACCCCCAGACGATGAATTCATAAAATACAACATGGAAAAAGCCATGTATCTAATTGATGATAGCGGATTAAAACAATATAATAATCTAAAAGAAAAAGGATATTTCAACACTATATTAGCGAGTTCTGCAACAGTAACAATTATGACAGATAGTATCAAGATAGACATGAATAACCTATCTTTTGAATACTATGGCATCCAACGTATAGAGCGAGAAACTTCTATTCTTAAAAGGCAACTTGTAACTACAGGGAAATTAAGACAAATTCCACGCACTGAAAATAATCCTCATGGACTTATTATCACAGATTGGAAAACGATACTCAACAAAGACCTTGATTATAAAGTAAAAAAGAATTTTTAATGAAACTGTTTAAACATAAAAAGAATGATAGAAAAGAAACTATCAAGACTAAATCCGAGCAAGCTACAGTTGTTCTTCTTACTAAAATATTTCAAAAGTTCGGAGTTAATAACGCTTGTGAACGCTTATTAGCGTGGGCTGATATACACCGTAAAGCTATGTTTGGAATTACGATTTCATTCCTTTCTTTCGTCACAATTCTATCATTAGTAATGCGTCCAGAAAGAAAGCCAATGCAAGTTTTCAACGAAGAAAAAAGCAGTATTTAGAAGCGTAGAACAACCAAAAACAATCAGAAATATCCAAGCATAAACATTTAATTATCAACACATTCTAAAAATTAACACATTTCGACTGCTTTTTGATGCTTCCCAAATTTCCACATATTTTTGAGACGTATTTCTGACGTGGAGAATTTGCGGGGCTTGTTTTTTGTCACACCGTGCAGACAGTTGACAAGAGTTTACAACCGTTTACGACAAGCGACAATACCTGCCCCGACATTCAGCGACGGTCACATCGTGTAGAAAGGCGACAACCGTTGACTGCCGTTTACATCCGTTCACCACTTCAGAGGAATACAGGATTGGAGAAATGAACCAGTAAACGATAAAGCAGTATGAAAGCAACCCGAAAATGCAGTTTTTGCGGCAAGTCCTTTGTAACCCGCAGCGGAATGCAAAGGTATTGCAGCGAGGCTTGTCAGGCAGAAGCCCGGCGAGCCAGAATGACACAGAAGAATAACCTCTTCAAGGCCGTCCGGCCAATCATGGAGATACAGCATCAGGAGTATCTCACCTTTTCCAAGGCAGCCATACTCATGGGCTGTTCCCGACAGTACATCTATAAACTTGTAGCCATGGGCAAGCTGAAAGCCTCACGCATCAGCAACCGCATGGCATTCATCCGCAGAGCCGACATCGAGCGGATGCTGGAGGGCAATCCCTACCACCGCATCCTGCCCGGCAGCACTTCCACACCGAAAAAATCCGCTTCATCTTCCTTTCCGGGCAAAAAAGAAAAAAGGGAAAAGGGAGGCGATGAGATTTTGGACTTCTATTCCGGTGAAGAGGTGATGTCCCTTTATAAGGTCAAACAGTCATGGCTCTATACCACCGCCAAACGCAACCGCATTCCCATCTGCCGCATCGCTGGAAAGAACTATTACAGCAAGAAGCATGTTGACGAGTTCTTCTGTGCGGCTGTTGATATGGAAAGTATCACCGACTGGCTCCTGACCGGAGAGGCGGAAGAGCTGTTCGGCATGAAGCCTGCCGCACTCCGGGCATATGCCTACCGGCACAGGATACCGACCATAAGAGAATACGGCCGCACCTATTACTCCAAGTCCCATCTGGACGAACTCCGCAGAACCGATCTTGTGAACGACGAGCGTTATTACACCGTGGAACAGGTCCGGCAGATTTACGGGCTTTCCTCAGCCAACATCTGCCATATCGTCAAGGTTAAGCACATCGAAAAGATAAAGGTCGGCGTGAAGAACCTGCTTCTGCGCTCCGACGTGGAGCGTGTCATGGCTGAAAGGAACAAATAACCGCAAGCAACCGCCATTACCCGAAAATTATTTCAAAATGATTGTCGTGGAGATATTCACGGCTGTTTCACGTTGTTCCTTTGCCACCGTAAACACGGAGACACCTCCGGAAGTGTACAACCAGTTAAAACATCACCAATATGAGTAAATGCAAGACAGTAACCTTGCGCAAGCGCAAGATCAAGAACGGTACACAGTATTCGCTGTGTCTGGACTATTATCCCGGCTACCGTGACAACACCACCATGAAAGTGATAACACGTGAAGCTCTGGGTATTTACATTTTTGCCAAGCCTGCCAACCAGCAGGAGCGTGACTTCAACGCACGCATGATGAAGAAGGCGGAGATACTCCGCAACAGGCGTTACGAAGCCATCTTCAACGAGAACAACGGCTTCTTTGACAAGGCTAAGATGAAGGGGGATTTCCTCGCCTACTTCAAGGAACTGGCAGACAGGAGAAATATCAAGTGGCAGCACGTCTACAAGCACTTCGAGCGGTTCGTGGGCGGCAAATGTACCTTTGAAGAGGTGGATGTGGACCTGTGCCGCAAGTTCATGGAGTACCTGCTGAACGCTCCCCAGACCATACACACCAACCAAAAGCTGCATATCAATTCTGCGGCAGGCTACTGGTCGGCTTTCCGTGCCGTCCTGCACACGGCCTACCGTGACAGGAAGATAAAGGAGAATCCCAACGGCTTTCTGGACCGTATCGAGAGTATTCCCACCATGAGGGAGCATCTGAGCCAGGAGGAACTGATACGGCTTGCCGAAACGCCATGCGAGGAAGAGGTTCTGAAAAGGGCTTTCCTTTTCGCCTGCCTGACAGGATTGAGGAAGAGCGACATCAGGCAGCTTACCTGGCAGCAGATACAGCCGTACACCAACGGCAAGATGTTCGTTACCACCCGTATGCAGAAGACGAAGCAGATTGTTCACAATCCCATCAGCGATGAAGCCTACGGACTGCTCGGGGAGCGGCATGAAGGGCTTATCTTCGAGGGCTTCAAGGATAAGATGCTGCAGGGGCCCCTGAAGCGTTGGCTGTCAGCGGCAGGCATAACCAAGAAGATAACCTTCCATTGCACCCGGCATTCATTCGGAAGCCTGCACGTGGAAATGGGCACGGACATGGCTGTCATACAAGCCTGTCTGGGACACAAGAACATTACCACCACACAGATCTATTCCAAGATGGCTGCACAGCAGATGTGTGACGTGGTGGACAAGATAACCCTGAAACGCAAGGAGGCATAGGCCTGTTTCAGGGTATTCAGGGGGAGCGGTTATTGCGTGCAGGCTTTAACCGCTCCCTCTGTTTCTAATGGCACCATTCCCTAAAAAGTCATTATAGTATGATATTCGGGTATGATTCCGGGCTTTTGGTGAAAAACATTGAAAAAGAAACCGCCAACCAAAGCTAAAGAGCAATAATTGGAAGAATACAATTAAATTTGCAAAGACCTGACAGTTACAAGTAATAACCGAAAAAAACGATATGGAACCAACGATAAAGGACAAATACATCATTCTGGGATTCATCGGCGTTGCCATCTGCCTGATTTCCTTTTTTATCACACTGATTGTCTCCGCAAGTTTCAATCAGGACAATTTTGTAAGGCTGATAGTCTTTGTATGCAGCAACATTCTCGGCTGGCTGCTCTATCTCTCTTTCCAGACGGTCATTTTCGACTCATACGAGATCTGGAAACTCAAGTCCGGCAAGAAAAAGGCATCTGCCGGAATCATAAAGGCTCAGGAAGAACAGCCACAGGATACGCATGAACCTGCTGCTCCGACACCGATGCCGACAGGCGGGGAAGCAACCCCGGATATAAAACCGGTAGAGATTGCCATTGCCCCGGAACTTCACGAAAAGAACCGTGCCAGCTATGAGGACAGACAGAAGCAGGAAGAAGCGGAACGGATCCGCATGGTCATGGAGTACATCCACTTCGTCATGCCCCGTATTGCCGACAAGGAGACCGTCAACCATATCTGTGCCGAGGTCAACAAGTGGATGTGCCTTCACAGCTACAAGCCCAAGCCGATAACAGGACGGCTGACCAGAGAGATTACCAACATTCCGCTCCGCCATTTCGTGTGGAACATCTCCGAGCGTTTCATGTACAAGAAATACTACAACGGGGACAACCGTGCCAATTTTATCAAGACCCTTTTTCCACGTGAATTTGCCGACACGGATATAGCGACCATAAAGAACTTCAAGGTCGATCCGTCAAAGACGCTGATTCCCATTGACGAACCCGAAAACGGCAGTCTGGACTTCCATTATCCCGAAGATTATGTACGGGAAGTGAACAGTTGACCGTTTCCCGGGGATATAACAACAATAACGACAAGTATCAGGCAATACGTAACAGCCTGTATCTCATTGTTTCCCGAATAACTTTGCCCCTCATTCACGGTTGGACATCGTTATTCGGGAATTATTTTGCA encodes the following:
- a CDS encoding DUF4134 domain-containing protein; the encoded protein is MKKFFSKIAQRAFALAISIMVVTNTFAQGAAGIDAASSELATYMDPLGNMMMILGGLVGLVGAVRVYLKWNSGDQDVQKAVMGWMGSCIFLVVSGVVVKAFFGI
- a CDS encoding TraG/VirB4 family ATPase — its product is MKKKSEFEAPYIGIETIDNTPIFYNRRGDYSVIIKCENPIIQYSADMDAYYDFHHLFTNILKVLGTGYTIQKQDILCKKSFLPPQNRKNDYLSNRYFEHFKGRIYTDISTYLVITGEVERSKFFSFDPRRFDTFIRNITKVLGLFANRGIRAKLLNENEIEIYIKRFLSINFNQQTVSLKNIKAREENLIIGEKNVQCISLVDIDEVNFPSVIKPYKEVNIGLRFPVDLLSFLHDTPSIDTIIYNQVINIPDQRNEANKLEGKKKKHKGMPDPANDLCVEDIERVQSDIAREGQMLVYAHYNIILAGLDDISKAINYVETSLFDCGIIINKQCFNQLELFECALPGNAINLNSYDKFLTTSDAAICLLFKEKLQVTENSPFLTYFTDRQGLPVGIDMSGKEGEKKYTNNSNFFVLGPSGSGKSFYVNSKVRQWVLDNTDIVLVDTGHSYSGMCEYYHGKYITYSESKPISMNPFRITEEEYNVEKKNFLKSLIFLIWKGANGEVKKQEEEIMDITIEKYYSFYFHPFNGYSDAEKEAIRENLLLEFQVNEEEFENEREKEERKILSEKIEKLQQLVEKGEGGEKTNAEKAIQNILIEKGFTRQELDNPETRLLSIIERRIQKKEDILKEIKVESLSFNSFYEFSLRIIPIICKENKIDFDITNYKFLLKKFYKGGQLEKTLNEDFDTSLFEEPFIVFEIDAIKDDPELFPIVTLIIMDVFIQKMRLKKNRKALIIEEAWKAIASPMMAGYILYLYKTVRKFWGMAMVVTQELEDIISNPVVKNSIISNSDIICLLDQSKFIDKYQEIANLLSLTEVNQKQIFTINQLPNKENRNRFNEVFIKRGNYGNVFGVEVSLHEYFTFTTERIEKDAVGYYHIIYGSFQTGLDNFIIDLKSSKLKNMDWVLQVNKVLGYHSDDGSLKDILNIIGEQPLYKYILDKYKWITNS
- a CDS encoding plasmid transfer protein: MNELIDKFLLELFEGINDKLTVLMGEFITDSQALAAAFMLMYFGLESFKMMSGDKKLEIIPLLRPFAFGLILMLWNPFIETISYPGEVLTATSKSMFENQIDEVEMLSRNRYALIDSVSMELLATSVEVERAENETNKDKWSIMGIDFSAVGDKIAGLYVYVVAKFKMLLFNFAEFLIVTFWQVCIYFVFFLQILFRAILIILGPLSFAFSILPAFRDAYIQWIARFISVSLYSCIGYIVLSVSLVAMQYGLEREIEILEYTLRNEAAFVMYVGMTSGGVNSFLLTALLGAFAMLTIPFVSTWIVSTTGVGQAIGGMVGGAAIATKTVAAPATGGASAAM
- the traK gene encoding conjugative transposon protein TraK — encoded protein: MIIKNLENKIKLAGILSIGCFATSIVISGMALAFCFSLVKAERKKIYVLDNDVPVLVKQTGTEVNLEVECKSHINLFHTLFFTLPPDDEFIKYNMEKAMYLIDDSGLKQYNNLKEKGYFNTILASSATVTIMTDSIKIDMNNLSFEYYGIQRIERETSILKRQLVTTGKLRQIPRTENNPHGLIITDWKTILNKDLDYKVKKNF
- a CDS encoding helix-turn-helix domain-containing protein; this translates as MKATRKCSFCGKSFVTRSGMQRYCSEACQAEARRARMTQKNNLFKAVRPIMEIQHQEYLTFSKAAILMGCSRQYIYKLVAMGKLKASRISNRMAFIRRADIERMLEGNPYHRILPGSTSTPKKSASSSFPGKKEKREKGGDEILDFYSGEEVMSLYKVKQSWLYTTAKRNRIPICRIAGKNYYSKKHVDEFFCAAVDMESITDWLLTGEAEELFGMKPAALRAYAYRHRIPTIREYGRTYYSKSHLDELRRTDLVNDERYYTVEQVRQIYGLSSANICHIVKVKHIEKIKVGVKNLLLRSDVERVMAERNK
- a CDS encoding site-specific integrase, with amino-acid sequence MSKCKTVTLRKRKIKNGTQYSLCLDYYPGYRDNTTMKVITREALGIYIFAKPANQQERDFNARMMKKAEILRNRRYEAIFNENNGFFDKAKMKGDFLAYFKELADRRNIKWQHVYKHFERFVGGKCTFEEVDVDLCRKFMEYLLNAPQTIHTNQKLHINSAAGYWSAFRAVLHTAYRDRKIKENPNGFLDRIESIPTMREHLSQEELIRLAETPCEEEVLKRAFLFACLTGLRKSDIRQLTWQQIQPYTNGKMFVTTRMQKTKQIVHNPISDEAYGLLGERHEGLIFEGFKDKMLQGPLKRWLSAAGITKKITFHCTRHSFGSLHVEMGTDMAVIQACLGHKNITTTQIYSKMAAQQMCDVVDKITLKRKEA
- a CDS encoding transposase, translated to MEPTIKDKYIILGFIGVAICLISFFITLIVSASFNQDNFVRLIVFVCSNILGWLLYLSFQTVIFDSYEIWKLKSGKKKASAGIIKAQEEQPQDTHEPAAPTPMPTGGEATPDIKPVEIAIAPELHEKNRASYEDRQKQEEAERIRMVMEYIHFVMPRIADKETVNHICAEVNKWMCLHSYKPKPITGRLTREITNIPLRHFVWNISERFMYKKYYNGDNRANFIKTLFPREFADTDIATIKNFKVDPSKTLIPIDEPENGSLDFHYPEDYVREVNS